The genomic window GAGAGAAAGCTTTCCAGAGATGACGTATGTGTTCGGTGTTACAAAACGCTTGTGAAAATGAATGAGATGGAGCCAAAAGAAAGAGTTAGAAAGCTCCTCGAAATTCAAGGCTTCAAAAACAACAGAAGCTTGAAAATGAAGCTATTGACTATTTTTCTGCCTGGCGGGGGGCATATATATTATGGAAAATCATTGTCGGGATTTGTAATCCTTCTGCTCTCAATATTTTTTGGGAGCCTTGTTATTTTATGGAACCATGTGTCTTTGCCTTTGTCTATGAGTATGATTGTCTTTCCTTTCAGCCTTATATCTGTAACAGGTCTAATTCTCATTTACGGCTTTACTATTATAAGAGTTTTCAGGGGGAGGAGATGGCTTTAGAAGGGTCATTACAGGAATTCGGATTGGCAGATATCCTCCAGCTTGTATATTTTCAGAAAAAGACCGGAATCCTCAGTCTTGAAGGAAGGGCTGATAAGGTCAAACTTCTTTTTGTCAATGGAAACATTACAGGGGCCGAGTCAAGAAAAAGACTCGAAACCAACAGGCTCGGTAAGGTTCTTGTAAAGAAGGGTTATATAACTCAGAGTGATTTAGATTCGATAATTGGTTTGCAGGAGAAAGAGGGAGGCAAATTAGGTCATATTTTGCTCGAAAAGGGATTGATTTCCAGAGAGGCGCTCATAGAAGTCCTCCACGGCCAGATCATTGAAACCGTACTACAACTCTTTGCGTGGAGATATGGCAGCTACGAGTTTGTTACTCAAGGGATTCCTGTGGAGGAGGAACTGCCAGTTTCCCTGGATACGCAACAAGTTCTTATGGAGGGATTGAGGATTGTTGATGAATGGTCTCTTATTGAGGGCAAACTCGATTTAAACACCGTGTTTAAAAAAGTAAGTGACCCCTTGCCTGGGCAAATAAATGCTGATGAGAAGAAAGTCCTCGGTCTTATTGATGGTGAGAGCGATGTAAGCACATTAATCGATGTAAGCGAACTTGATGATTTTGAGACCTCAAAGGCCCTGGTTTCTCTGGAGGAAAAAGGGCTGATAGAGGCTATAGCAATAGAGCCTGTAATAACAGAAAAGGCAAAGCCTGAAAAGCTGTCATTGCTTCCTTTTTACTTAGCAGTCTTTATTGTTTCTCTGTTCGTCTTCATCTTTATGCTCAGAGGCGGGGTTGATGCATTAAAGGCATTTAAAAATTCAGATGTTGCGATGAGAATAGAAAGGCTGAAAGCGGCAGTTGACTTGCATTATTTCAACGCAGGGCAATTCCCTCAGAGCTTAGAACTTATAACAAAGGAGAAAGATCCGTGGGGGAGGCCATATGTTTATAAAATTACTGAAGATGGTTTTAAGCTTTATAGCGTTGGTCCTGATGGAATCGAAGGGACAAAGGATGATGTGTTTTAAGATGCTCTTTCTCATATTGAGTGTGTAGAATTTTCCCTCTCCCCTTGTGGGAGAGGGGATAAAAGAAACAGATTTACCCACTTGAAATGAGAAAGAACCTCTTAAGATTTAATGATTTTAGAAATTAGGATTTAACGAGATGGTAAAACGAGCTGTAATTCTTCTCAGCGGTGGCATTGACTCCGCAACTACCATGGCTCTGGCAAAAAATGAGGGATTTGAATTATATGCAATAAGCTTTGATTATGGGCAGAGGCACAGGCGAGAGCTTGAATCTGCAAAGATGGTTGCATCAAGTCTAAGTGCTAAAAAGCATCTCATTATAAAATTTGACCTCAGAGAGATTGGAGGCTCGGCACTAACGTCGGAGATAGAAGTACCAAAATGCAGTAACGAGTTACGAGTAACGAGTTACGAGTTAAAGGATACAAATGACAAGAAAGACTCGTCACTCGTCACTTGTCACTTGTCACTAATTCCAGTTACTTACGTTCCTGCCCGCAATACCATCTTTCTATCCTTTGCCCTTGCATGGGCCGAGACCCTTGGTGCCGAAGACATTTTCATTGGAGCCAATGCTGTAGACTACAGTGGCTACCCTGATTGTAGACCTGAGTTTTTGAGGGCTTTTGAGGCCATGGCCAACCTTGCCACAAAGGCATCTGTTGAAGGAATGGTCAGATTTAAGATAAACGCACCCTTAGTCAGTTTTACAAAGGCCGAAATTATAAAAAAAGGGTTTGAATTGGGGGTCGATTTCAGTTTAACCTGGAGTTGCTACGACCCCCAGTTAAGTGACAAGTTACAAGTAACAAGTAACAAGTTACAAGATGCAGAAACCTTTGAGAAAGACTTGTCACTCGTCACTCGTCACTCGTTACTGAACTATGTTCCCTGCATGAGATGCGATAGCTGCCTGTTGAGAGCCAGGGGCTTTTTTGAAGCAGGGTTAGAAGACCGGTTAACACTTAAAGCAAAATATTAGATATTTGCTATAACTTATTGTAATAAATTGAAAATACGTCTCACCTGAGTCTTTGTCTTTTCAATAGTTGAATTGTTGTTTATCAGGAAATCTGCAGAGGCTTTTTTTCTGGATATTGGTATCTGGGCCTGCATCCTTTTAATGGCCTCTTCTTTTGGGAAGCCTTTTCTTATAAGGCGGGTAATCGCTGTTTTTTTATTGCAATGGACAACAATAATCCTGTCAAAAATCTTTTCATAGCCGGCCTCAAACAATAAAGGTATTTCAAATAAGATAATTGCGTGAGGATCCTTGAGTAATATCGTTGATTTAATATCCCTTGCAGTTTTCAATACCTCTGGATGAATTATCCTTTCAAGTGTTTTTCGTTTCTCAGGGTCATTAAAAATCATGGAGGCCAGGCGCTTTTTATCTACAACATATTTTTTTGTTATAACCTCTTTACGATTCTGTTTATCGTTTCAGGCTTTTTAAAAATATCACGGACAAGTTCGTCAGCATCGATTGTATAAGCCCCCAGGGTTTTAAAGAGCCTTAGAACAGTGCTTTTCCCCATTCCAAAATTACCGGTAAGAGCAACAAATGGCATAGTGAATTATAACAGAATTTATCTATTCAATGCCTTGACTTACACATATCAGGCTGATAATATAATTCAACTTACTCTTTCGCCTCGGCGAATCAGTCGTTGCGACTGTCGTACCGACAGACGAGTCTGATGAGGTCAGGATGAAAATTGCAATAGGCTGTGACCACGCTGGAGTTGATTTAAAAGTAGAGATACTTTCTGTGCTTGAGGAGCTCGGTATCGAATGGAAAGATTTTGGGACTGATGGAAGAGAGTCTGTGGATTACCCTGACTTTGGAGAGCGTGTCTCAGAGGCTGTGGCCCGAGGAGATTTTGAAAGAGGAATTTTGATTTGCGGCACAGGGATTGGAATGTCTATTGTTGCGAATAAATTCCCTGGCATAAGGGCTTCTCTGTGCAATGACCTTTTTTCTGCAAAGATGAGCAGGCTTCATAACGATGCCAATCTCCTGATCCTTGCGGGCAGGATAATAGGAAAGGACCTTGCAAAAGAAATAGTAAAAACATGGTTTACCACGCCTTTCGAGGGTGGCAGGCATCAGGCAAGGCTTAATAAGATTAAAGCAATAGAGGCGAGGCTAAAAGATTTCGGTAGCAGGGCAACTCGATGAACCTTAGAGAACTGAAAAGCACTGACCCTGAAATTTATGAAGCAGTTATAAATGAGATTGAGCGTGAAAAAAATAAAATTGTCCTTATAGCCTCTGAGAATTATGCAAGCAGGGCTGTTCTTGAGGCCCAGGGTTCAATCTTCACCAATAAGTATGCTGAAGGTTATCCTGGAAGGCGTTATTATGGTGGCTGCGAATATGCTGATATAGTCGAGTCCCTGGCTATAAAAAGGGCCAAAGAGCTTTTTGGCGCAGAGCATGTGAATGTTCAGCCCCATTCAGGGACTCAGGCCAATATGGCGGTGTATTTTGCATTCCTCAAGCCAGGAGACACAATACTCGGCATGAGCCTTAGCCACGGTGGTCACCTTTCTCACGGAGCATCCATAAACTTTTCAGGTCTTTTTTATAAGACTTATTTTTATGGGGTTGATAAAGTCTCAGGCCTTATTGATTATGATGAGGTAAGGCGCCTTACAAAAGAACACAGACCCAAAATGGTTCTTGTTGGTGCAAGCGCCTATTCGCGTACACTTGATTTCAAGGCTTTTTCAGAAATAGCAAAAGAAGTGGATGCGTACCTCCTGGCTGATATAGCCCATATTGCCGGTCTTATTGCTACAGGGCTTCATCCATCACCTGTTCCTTATGCTGACTTTGTAACTACCACGACTCATAAGACACTCAAAGGACCGAGAGGCGGTATGATAATGTGCAAAGCAGAATATGCAAAGGCGATAGATAAAATGGTTTTCCCGGGGATACAGGGAGGACCTCTTGTTCATGTGATTGCCGCAAAGGCAGTGGCTTTAAAAGAAGCCCAGTCTGAAGATTTCAGGGAGTATCAGGCTCAGGTTGTCAGGAATGCAAAAAAAATAGCCGAAGAACTTATGGCGAGAGATTTCAGAATTATATCAGGTGGCACAGATACTCACCTGATACTTATAGACCTTACAAATAAGGCAATCACAGGAAAAGACGCTGAAACGGCCCTTGACAGGGCGGGAATTACTGTGAATAAAAACTCAATCCCTTATGATGATAAACCGGCCACAATAACCAGTGGCATAAGGATAGGCACTCCGATAGTCACCAGCCGTGGCATGAAAGAGTCAGAGATGGCAATGATAGCCAAGCTCATTTCTGATGTAATAGATAACTTTCAGGACGAGACAGTAATAAGGCAGGTTAGGGAAAGAGTCAGGGTATTATGCCAGGAGTTCCCGGTATACAGCGAGATACTTAACGCCGCACAGCTATGAAGTGCCCTTTTTGTGGACATATAGAAGATAAAGTTATTGACTCGCGTTTAAGCAAAGATGGGGATGTTATCAGGAGGAGGCGTGAGTGCTTGAAGTGCGAGGGTCGCTCCACGAGTTATGAGAGGATAGAAGAAATCCTGCCTGTTGTTGTTAAAAAAGATGGAAGGAGAGAGCCCTTTGACCGCCAGAAAATCCTCCACGGCCTTGAAAAAGCATGTGAAAAAAGGCCTATTAGTGTTGAAGCAAGAGAATCACTTGT from Nitrospirota bacterium includes these protein-coding regions:
- the queC gene encoding 7-cyano-7-deazaguanine synthase QueC, which translates into the protein MVKRAVILLSGGIDSATTMALAKNEGFELYAISFDYGQRHRRELESAKMVASSLSAKKHLIIKFDLREIGGSALTSEIEVPKCSNELRVTSYELKDTNDKKDSSLVTCHLSLIPVTYVPARNTIFLSFALAWAETLGAEDIFIGANAVDYSGYPDCRPEFLRAFEAMANLATKASVEGMVRFKINAPLVSFTKAEIIKKGFELGVDFSLTWSCYDPQLSDKLQVTSNKLQDAETFEKDLSLVTRHSLLNYVPCMRCDSCLLRARGFFEAGLEDRLTLKAKY
- the nrdR gene encoding transcriptional repressor NrdR produces the protein MKCPFCGHIEDKVIDSRLSKDGDVIRRRRECLKCEGRSTSYERIEEILPVVVKKDGRREPFDRQKILHGLEKACEKRPISVEARESLVDRIEKRLQESGEKEVPSSWIGGQIMAGLREIDDVAYVRFASVYRQFKDIKEFMEELKVLFDDKKGIKRPG
- a CDS encoding serine hydroxymethyltransferase gives rise to the protein MNLRELKSTDPEIYEAVINEIEREKNKIVLIASENYASRAVLEAQGSIFTNKYAEGYPGRRYYGGCEYADIVESLAIKRAKELFGAEHVNVQPHSGTQANMAVYFAFLKPGDTILGMSLSHGGHLSHGASINFSGLFYKTYFYGVDKVSGLIDYDEVRRLTKEHRPKMVLVGASAYSRTLDFKAFSEIAKEVDAYLLADIAHIAGLIATGLHPSPVPYADFVTTTTHKTLKGPRGGMIMCKAEYAKAIDKMVFPGIQGGPLVHVIAAKAVALKEAQSEDFREYQAQVVRNAKKIAEELMARDFRIISGGTDTHLILIDLTNKAITGKDAETALDRAGITVNKNSIPYDDKPATITSGIRIGTPIVTSRGMKESEMAMIAKLISDVIDNFQDETVIRQVRERVRVLCQEFPVYSEILNAAQL
- a CDS encoding dephospho-CoA kinase — translated: MPFVALTGNFGMGKSTVLRLFKTLGAYTIDADELVRDIFKKPETINRIVKRL
- the rpiB gene encoding ribose 5-phosphate isomerase B → MKIAIGCDHAGVDLKVEILSVLEELGIEWKDFGTDGRESVDYPDFGERVSEAVARGDFERGILICGTGIGMSIVANKFPGIRASLCNDLFSAKMSRLHNDANLLILAGRIIGKDLAKEIVKTWFTTPFEGGRHQARLNKIKAIEARLKDFGSRATR
- a CDS encoding DUF4388 domain-containing protein, which produces MALEGSLQEFGLADILQLVYFQKKTGILSLEGRADKVKLLFVNGNITGAESRKRLETNRLGKVLVKKGYITQSDLDSIIGLQEKEGGKLGHILLEKGLISREALIEVLHGQIIETVLQLFAWRYGSYEFVTQGIPVEEELPVSLDTQQVLMEGLRIVDEWSLIEGKLDLNTVFKKVSDPLPGQINADEKKVLGLIDGESDVSTLIDVSELDDFETSKALVSLEEKGLIEAIAIEPVITEKAKPEKLSLLPFYLAVFIVSLFVFIFMLRGGVDALKAFKNSDVAMRIERLKAAVDLHYFNAGQFPQSLELITKEKDPWGRPYVYKITEDGFKLYSVGPDGIEGTKDDVF
- the coaE gene encoding dephospho-CoA kinase (Dephospho-CoA kinase (CoaE) performs the final step in coenzyme A biosynthesis.), with translation MTKKYVVDKKRLASMIFNDPEKRKTLERIIHPEVLKTARDIKSTILLKDPHAIILFEIPLLFEAGYEKIFDRIIVVHCNKKTAITRLIRKGFPKEEAIKRMQAQIPISRKKASADFLINNNSTIEKTKTQVRRIFNLLQ